From Leptolyngbyaceae cyanobacterium, one genomic window encodes:
- the glgX gene encoding glycogen debranching protein GlgX, translated as MYVALWPGDVYPLGAYWDGKGTNFALFSENATGVELCLFDRDDKETRVELKEVSNFVWHGYLPGIGPGQRYGYRVHGPYCPQEGHRFNPNKLLIDPYGKAIDGDVVNGPELFGYDWNSPEEDLSFSDLDSAHLMPKSVVVDQSFDWEGDQLLRTPWHETIIYEVHTKGFTKLHPDIPEELRGTYAGMGHPAAIEHLQRLGITAIELMPVHHYLAYPGHLADKGLKNYWGYDSINYFAPHAAYSASGALGQQVNEFKEMVKALHRAGIEVILDVVYNHTGEGNHLGPTLSLRGIDNSIYYRLVDYDKRYYMDFTGCGNSLYVGHPQVLKLIMDSLRYWVTEMHVDGFRFDLASALARELYEVNSLAAFFDIIHQDPVLADVKLIAEPWDIGEGGYQVGNFPVRWSEWNGKYRDTVRDYWRGEGTTLGDFAYRFTGSPDLYFQTNGRRPNASINFITAHDGFPLNDLVSYNDKHNEENCENSMDGESHNRSWNCGCEGPTDDPEIEQLRERQRRNFLATLMLSQGIPMLLGGDEMGRSQMGNNNAYCQDNEISWFHWDLPQDNEDLINFTRELIFFRRQHPVFRRRKWFQGQAIHGKNISDIAWFNPDGGEMTDDQWNAGYTKAIAVFLDGNQIPSPGPQGQRISDDSFLLFFNAHYETIEFSLPSVLDIDDKQWLVTIDTKEPRFIQDEKIYTNGDAIPVAARSLVVLRRLG; from the coding sequence ATGTACGTAGCACTTTGGCCAGGTGATGTTTATCCTTTAGGTGCATATTGGGATGGTAAAGGCACGAACTTTGCTTTATTTAGTGAAAATGCCACAGGTGTTGAACTTTGTTTATTCGATCGCGATGATAAAGAAACGCGGGTAGAACTAAAAGAAGTTAGTAACTTTGTTTGGCACGGCTATTTGCCAGGAATTGGCCCCGGTCAACGATATGGATACCGAGTACATGGCCCCTACTGCCCGCAGGAAGGTCATCGCTTCAACCCCAACAAGCTGTTGATCGATCCTTACGGCAAAGCAATTGACGGGGATGTTGTTAATGGGCCAGAATTATTTGGCTATGATTGGAATTCTCCTGAAGAAGACCTATCTTTTTCCGATCTCGATAGTGCCCATTTGATGCCAAAATCTGTGGTGGTGGATCAGTCCTTTGACTGGGAGGGTGACCAGTTACTCCGCACACCTTGGCACGAAACGATTATTTATGAAGTTCATACGAAAGGTTTCACCAAACTGCACCCAGATATCCCAGAAGAGTTGCGGGGTACATATGCAGGGATGGGTCATCCAGCTGCTATAGAACATTTGCAAAGATTGGGTATTACCGCCATTGAATTGATGCCTGTCCATCATTACCTCGCTTATCCCGGTCACTTAGCGGATAAGGGATTAAAGAATTATTGGGGCTACGATTCGATTAACTACTTTGCACCCCATGCCGCATACAGTGCTAGTGGTGCTTTGGGGCAGCAAGTAAACGAATTCAAAGAGATGGTGAAAGCCCTCCACCGGGCGGGAATTGAGGTAATTTTGGATGTGGTGTACAACCACACTGGAGAAGGCAACCACTTAGGACCAACTTTGTCTCTGCGGGGAATTGACAATAGTATTTACTACCGTCTGGTGGATTACGACAAACGTTACTACATGGACTTTACGGGCTGTGGTAACTCCCTCTACGTAGGTCATCCCCAAGTACTGAAGTTAATCATGGATAGCCTGCGCTACTGGGTAACCGAAATGCACGTAGACGGCTTCCGGTTTGATTTAGCTTCTGCTTTAGCGCGAGAACTGTATGAAGTGAATAGTCTGGCGGCTTTCTTCGATATTATTCACCAAGACCCGGTGCTGGCTGACGTGAAACTAATTGCCGAACCTTGGGATATTGGGGAAGGTGGTTATCAAGTCGGTAACTTCCCAGTTCGTTGGTCAGAATGGAACGGGAAGTATAGGGATACGGTGCGAGATTACTGGCGCGGTGAGGGTACGACATTAGGAGATTTTGCTTATCGTTTCACTGGTAGCCCCGATTTATATTTCCAAACTAACGGACGGCGACCGAACGCCAGTATCAACTTTATCACTGCCCACGATGGCTTTCCCCTCAACGACTTAGTTAGCTACAACGATAAGCACAACGAAGAGAACTGTGAAAACAGTATGGACGGTGAAAGCCATAATCGTTCTTGGAATTGTGGCTGTGAAGGGCCGACCGATGACCCGGAAATAGAACAATTACGGGAAAGACAGCGGCGAAACTTCTTGGCAACTCTTATGCTGTCCCAAGGTATCCCTATGTTGCTAGGGGGAGATGAGATGGGACGATCGCAAATGGGCAATAATAATGCCTATTGCCAAGATAATGAAATTTCTTGGTTCCATTGGGATTTGCCACAAGACAATGAGGATTTAATCAATTTCACCCGCGAACTGATTTTTTTCCGTCGCCAGCATCCGGTGTTCCGTCGGCGCAAGTGGTTCCAAGGTCAAGCCATTCACGGAAAAAATATCAGTGACATTGCGTGGTTTAATCCTGATGGCGGCGAGATGACAGACGATCAGTGGAATGCAGGTTACACTAAGGCGATCGCGGTGTTCTTAGATGGTAATCAAATTCCCAGTCCTGGCCCTCAAGGTCAGCGGATCAGCGATGATAGTTTTCTGCTGTTCTTTAACGCCCACTATGAAACGATCGAGTTTAGCTTACCATCTGTGCTGGACATTGATGATAAGCAGTGGTTAGTTACGATCGACACCAAGGAACCGCGCTTCATTCAAGATGAGAAGATTTACACCAATGGTGACGCGATCCCGGTGGCAGCGCGATCGCTCGTTGTCCTGCGGCGTTTAGGATAA
- the treY gene encoding malto-oligosyltrehalose synthase, whose protein sequence is MRIPNSTYRIQFQSEFPFEAAQKIIDYLDNLGITDLYASPIFKARAGSTHGYDVVDPNQINPELGTLEQFEALADEIKRRDMGWIQDIVPNHMAYDSQNLLLMDVLENGPDSDYFDYFDIEWDQAYENVKGRVLAPMLGNFYGECLDNGEIQLNYDENGLSVNYYGLKLPVRIESYAPFVIHNLGHLARELGGRNHPDFVKFLGILYLIKNAPAEVKGKERYDQIAFVKGLFWELYTQNPKVKEFVDGNIKYFNGEKGNPESFDPLDKLLQDQFYRLSFWKVGAEEINYRRFFTVNELISVKIQELKVFHKTHALIAKLVEEGKVTGLRIDHIDGLYDPTEYLKRLRQKVGEIYITVEKILELKEKMPPCWPIEGTSGYDFLNYVNGIFCCGDNEQSFNELYIKLTGIETPYEELFIEKKHLIVEKNLAGDVDNLTQILRKMAGHSRRARDFTMNGLKRALAEILRVFPVYRTYVNGDGFSDSDRQYIREAIEQARERIPLLLNELNFIEEVLLREFEQPLTEEEYNRLHFIMRMQQLSGPLMAKGIEDTLFYVYNRLLSLNEVGGNPGKFGLTIGEFHEFNQNQINEWPHKMNATATHDTKRGEDARARLNVLSEIPEEWTTQVKNWIAINRPKKSIVRGKPVPVGNDEYFLYQTLLGSYPFSESENESFIQRVKDYMLKSVREAKLHTAWLRPDSEYEEGFLAFVERVLESSEENQFLKEFLPFQKWVAGYGIYNSLSQTLLKYTTPGVPDTYQGTELWDLSMVDPDNRRPVDYELRISFLKEVKEKTEKDILKLIDELLANQENGKIKLFLVHKVLQARKENLAVFQKGDYQPLEVTGQLQNHVVAFARSFEDKMAIAIAPRFFTKLVKSGEYPLGEKVWADTQLKLPAGSQFTWRNAITNQTVSGDGAIAIGDILQHFPVALLISQHQ, encoded by the coding sequence ATGCGGATTCCTAACTCTACTTACCGGATTCAATTTCAATCAGAGTTTCCCTTTGAAGCTGCCCAAAAAATCATTGATTATCTTGATAATCTGGGTATTACCGATCTGTATGCTTCTCCCATATTTAAAGCTAGGGCAGGCAGCACCCACGGTTACGATGTAGTCGATCCAAATCAAATTAATCCTGAATTAGGTACGCTAGAGCAGTTTGAAGCTTTAGCTGATGAAATTAAACGTCGGGATATGGGATGGATACAAGATATCGTTCCCAACCACATGGCTTATGATAGCCAAAATCTGCTCTTAATGGATGTATTAGAAAATGGGCCTGATTCAGATTATTTCGATTACTTTGACATCGAATGGGATCAAGCTTATGAAAACGTGAAAGGGCGAGTGCTTGCCCCTATGTTGGGAAATTTTTATGGAGAATGTTTGGATAATGGAGAAATTCAACTCAATTATGATGAGAATGGGTTAAGCGTTAATTATTACGGCTTAAAATTGCCTGTAAGAATCGAATCTTATGCACCGTTTGTTATTCATAATTTAGGACATTTGGCGCGAGAATTAGGGGGAAGGAATCATCCCGATTTTGTCAAATTTCTGGGGATTCTTTACTTAATTAAGAACGCCCCTGCGGAAGTAAAAGGTAAAGAGAGATACGATCAAATCGCCTTTGTAAAAGGACTATTTTGGGAACTCTATACCCAGAATCCGAAAGTCAAAGAATTTGTTGATGGGAATATCAAATATTTTAACGGAGAAAAGGGTAATCCAGAAAGTTTCGATCCCCTCGATAAGTTACTGCAAGATCAATTTTATCGATTATCTTTCTGGAAAGTCGGGGCAGAAGAAATTAACTATCGTCGATTCTTCACCGTTAATGAACTAATTTCTGTCAAAATCCAAGAACTCAAAGTTTTCCACAAAACTCATGCCTTGATTGCTAAGCTAGTTGAAGAAGGAAAAGTAACCGGATTAAGAATAGACCACATTGATGGACTTTACGATCCAACAGAATATCTGAAGCGACTACGCCAAAAAGTAGGAGAAATTTACATTACGGTAGAAAAGATTTTAGAACTGAAAGAAAAAATGCCCCCTTGTTGGCCGATTGAAGGCACGAGCGGCTATGATTTCTTAAACTACGTGAATGGAATTTTCTGCTGCGGTGATAACGAACAGTCTTTTAACGAACTCTACATCAAATTGACTGGCATTGAAACTCCATACGAGGAGTTGTTTATTGAGAAAAAACATCTAATTGTTGAAAAGAATTTGGCAGGAGATGTAGACAATCTCACTCAAATTCTCAGAAAAATGGCAGGTCATTCCAGGCGTGCCCGCGACTTTACCATGAACGGTTTAAAAAGAGCGCTGGCAGAAATATTGCGGGTCTTTCCTGTTTATCGTACTTATGTAAATGGGGACGGATTTAGTGATTCAGATCGTCAATATATCAGGGAAGCGATCGAACAAGCAAGAGAAAGAATTCCTCTGCTTTTAAACGAACTCAATTTCATTGAAGAAGTGCTTTTGCGGGAATTTGAGCAACCTTTAACAGAAGAAGAATATAATCGTCTGCACTTCATTATGAGGATGCAACAGTTGAGTGGCCCTTTGATGGCGAAAGGGATTGAAGACACCTTATTTTATGTCTATAACCGATTGCTATCTTTGAATGAAGTGGGTGGAAATCCCGGTAAATTTGGCTTGACAATTGGGGAATTTCACGAATTTAATCAAAATCAAATTAATGAGTGGCCTCACAAAATGAACGCCACTGCTACCCACGATACCAAACGCGGGGAAGATGCGCGTGCCAGACTGAACGTATTATCGGAAATACCTGAAGAATGGACAACACAGGTTAAGAATTGGATTGCCATTAATCGCCCGAAAAAAAGTATCGTGCGGGGAAAACCCGTCCCGGTTGGTAATGATGAATATTTCTTGTATCAAACTTTATTGGGGTCTTATCCTTTTAGTGAAAGCGAGAATGAATCTTTTATACAACGGGTGAAAGATTATATGCTTAAATCCGTTCGGGAAGCTAAGCTGCATACGGCTTGGTTGCGTCCCGATAGCGAATATGAAGAGGGATTTCTCGCTTTTGTGGAACGAGTTTTAGAGTCTTCGGAAGAGAATCAATTTTTGAAAGAGTTTCTGCCTTTCCAGAAATGGGTGGCTGGCTATGGGATTTATAATTCTCTTTCTCAAACATTGTTGAAATATACAACTCCTGGTGTTCCCGATACTTATCAAGGGACGGAATTGTGGGATTTGAGTATGGTAGATCCGGATAACCGCCGTCCGGTTGATTACGAACTGCGAATTTCGTTTTTAAAAGAGGTGAAGGAGAAAACTGAGAAAGATATTTTGAAGCTAATTGATGAACTACTTGCTAATCAAGAAAATGGCAAGATTAAGCTATTTTTAGTTCACAAAGTTCTGCAAGCCAGAAAAGAAAATTTGGCTGTTTTCCAAAAAGGTGATTACCAACCTCTGGAAGTGACTGGTCAATTGCAGAATCACGTGGTGGCTTTTGCCCGAAGCTTTGAGGATAAAATGGCGATCGCAATTGCACCCCGTTTCTTTACCAAGCTGGTGAAATCAGGAGAATATCCGCTGGGTGAAAAAGTTTGGGCAGATACTCAATTAAAATTGCCCGCCGGATCGCAGTTTACTTGGCGCAACGCTATTACTAATCAAACTGTTTCTGGGGATGGCGCGATCGCGATCGGTGATATCCTACAACATTTCCCCGTTGCACTGTTGATTAGTCAACATCAATAA